From the Candidatus Nanopelagicales bacterium genome, the window CCCCGGCGATCCACGGACTGCGCCGTCCCATCCCCCGCCATTGGTCCAACGTCGACGCTTCTCCGCTTGGGCTCCGAGCGAGGGTCAACAGTCCGAAAGCGCCAACCGTCGCCAGAGCGTAGGTCACCAGGTAGAACATCGTCGCGGTCAGGCCTTCCGGACTCACCGCGATGACGCCCAGTAGCAAGAACCCGGCGTGGGTGATCGAGGAGTAGGCCAGCAGGCGCTTGATGTCAGTTTGCGCCAGAGCTATCACTGAGCCAAAGAAGAACGTAAGTATGGCGATCGCCCAGAACGCTGGACGCCAGTCCCAGGCCGCTCCGGCGAACGCCACGTACATCAGACGCAGGAACGCCCCGAACGCGGCGATCTTCACGCCCGTCGCCATGAAAGCAGTGATCGGAGTGGGCGCTCCCTGGTACACGTCCGGGGCCCACGAGTGGAACGGGACGGCCGACACCTTGAAGAACAGTCCGACGCACAACAGGCCCATACCGCCGAGGAACAGGCCCGACATCGCTGGCTGCGCTGTCACAGCGGTGGCGATCGCGCTGAGAGTCACGCTGCCCGCGTATCCGTAGATCAGGGCAGCGCCGTACAGGAAGAACGCCGACGAGAACGCCCCCAGGATGAAGTACTTCAGACCCGCTTCCTGACTGAGTAACCGGCGCCTCCTGGCCATTCCGGCCAGCAGGTACAGCGGCAGGCTCATGATCTCCAGCGCGATGAACATGGTCACGAGGTCGTTGGCCGCCGTGAACAACAGCATGCCCCCGACTGAGAACAGGAACAGCGGCCAGATCTCGGTCTGCGAGTACCCGCGTGCGGTCAACTCCCGCTCGTCTGTCGTACCGGGCATCGCCGACGCTCGTGCCGCGAAGGCATCGCCGGAGGGGTCCACGCGCCTCTCGGCCATGAGCAGGGCCACAAGGACGGCGATCAGAAGGATCGCGCCCTGAAGGAACAGCGCCGGACCGTCGATCGCGATGGCGCCGCCGACGACCAGTTGGAACGAGCCCGCGGCCAGAACCACCATGGCGAACGCGGCGATAAGGGCCGCGAATGTCAGTGTGAGCTGCACCTGACGGCGGGCTGACCGGCCCAGGAACGCCTCCAACACCACGCCGATCGAGCCAGCGGCCAGCACGATGGCGATCGGGGCTACCTGGAGCCACGCGATCTCGGGGAACGCGATTGGTTCAGCGATCACGGCTGCGATGGAACTCACGGCTCAACCCTCCCCAGGCTGTCGGCTTGGACCGGGTGTGGCGGGTCGGTCACTCCTACCCACTCCATCGTGGTCCGGACAGCCGGGTTGATCACTTCGAGCACTGGGCCTGGGAAGAAACCGAGCACGATCATCAAGGCCATCAGAGGCGCGAGCGCCCATTTCTCCCGACCGGACAAGTCATGCATGCCCTTGACTGACTCCGCGGGCGCGCCGGTCATCGTGCGCTGGTAGAGCAGCAGCACGTACAGCGACGCGAGGATGATCGCCACAGTCGCCGCCGCGCCCAGCCACGGGTACCGAGAGAACGTGCCCACCAGAACCAGGAACTCAGAAAGGAATGTCATCATCCCCGGCAAGGCCAGGGCCGACAGCCCGGCGACCAGGAAGAACCCAGCCAGCACAGGAGCGACCTTGTTGACTCCACCGAAGTCCGCCACGAGCGACGACCGGCGCCTGGCGATCATGTAGCCCAGCACCCCAAACAGCAACGCGGTGCTTATCCCGTGGCCCAGCATGTAGAACGCCGAACCTGACTGTCCCTGGGATGTGAAGACGAATATCCCCAGCGTGATGAAGCCGAAGTGCGAAAGCGAGACATACCCGAACAGCCGCTTGATGTCCTTCTGGCCGATGGCCACCAGCGCCCCGTAGAAGATCCCGATGACGGCCATCGCGATGACGATGGGCGCGAACGACTGGGACGCTTCGGGGAACAGCGGCAGAGCCAGGCGCAGCATCCCGAAAGTGCCAATCTTGTCCAGCACCCCAATCAGCAACGCCGCCGTGCCTGGAGTCGCCGATCCAGAAGCGCTCGGCAGCCAACTGTGAAGAGGCCAAAGCGGAGCCTTGATGGCGAACGCCAGGAAGAACCCCCAGAACAGCCACCCCTGCAACGTCGGGTCAATCTCGATCGACAGCAGGTCGGGCAGGTACATCGTCGGGTACCCGAAGGCCTGAAGCGAGACGTACCAAAGCACCGCCAAAGCGGCCAGCATCACCAGGCCGCCGACAAGGCTGTAGATCAGGAACCTGATCGCCGCGTACGCCCGTCGACCGGTCCCGTACCTCCCGATCATGAAGTACACAGGGATCAGAACGGCCTCGAAGAAGACGTAGAACAGCAGGACGTCGAGTGAGGCGAACACTCCGATCACGAATGCCTCGAGCACGAGCATGAGCGCGAAGTAGCCCTTGACACTGCCCTGCGGCTGCGACCCATTGGACAGTCCGGCGGTGACTTCCACATC encodes:
- the nuoN gene encoding NADH-quinone oxidoreductase subunit NuoN produces the protein MSSIAAVIAEPIAFPEIAWLQVAPIAIVLAAGSIGVVLEAFLGRSARRQVQLTLTFAALIAAFAMVVLAAGSFQLVVGGAIAIDGPALFLQGAILLIAVLVALLMAERRVDPSGDAFAARASAMPGTTDERELTARGYSQTEIWPLFLFSVGGMLLFTAANDLVTMFIALEIMSLPLYLLAGMARRRRLLSQEAGLKYFILGAFSSAFFLYGAALIYGYAGSVTLSAIATAVTAQPAMSGLFLGGMGLLCVGLFFKVSAVPFHSWAPDVYQGAPTPITAFMATGVKIAAFGAFLRLMYVAFAGAAWDWRPAFWAIAILTFFFGSVIALAQTDIKRLLAYSSITHAGFLLLGVIAVSPEGLTATMFYLVTYALATVGAFGLLTLARSPSGEASTLDQWRGMGRRSPWIAGALTLFLLSFAGIPLTAGFVGKFAVFAAAATAGAGWLVLCAVLASAIAAFFYLRVVVVMFFSAPPSEPAEIAVPSAYTRLAIGFGALATIVLGVFPQPILDLASRADLFVR
- a CDS encoding NADH-quinone oxidoreductase subunit M, whose translation is MGILTVLGLVPLVGSVVVAFLPSGQPAVAKRVALMVATATFAIAVVLAIAYDAGSTQAFQFVETHQWIPTLGITYSVGVDGIGLVLILLATLLVPIVIMVGWNDVEVTAGLSNGSQPQGSVKGYFALMLVLEAFVIGVFASLDVLLFYVFFEAVLIPVYFMIGRYGTGRRAYAAIRFLIYSLVGGLVMLAALAVLWYVSLQAFGYPTMYLPDLLSIEIDPTLQGWLFWGFFLAFAIKAPLWPLHSWLPSASGSATPGTAALLIGVLDKIGTFGMLRLALPLFPEASQSFAPIVIAMAVIGIFYGALVAIGQKDIKRLFGYVSLSHFGFITLGIFVFTSQGQSGSAFYMLGHGISTALLFGVLGYMIARRRSSLVADFGGVNKVAPVLAGFFLVAGLSALALPGMMTFLSEFLVLVGTFSRYPWLGAAATVAIILASLYVLLLYQRTMTGAPAESVKGMHDLSGREKWALAPLMALMIVLGFFPGPVLEVINPAVRTTMEWVGVTDPPHPVQADSLGRVEP